The following coding sequences are from one Vicugna pacos chromosome 19, VicPac4, whole genome shotgun sequence window:
- the BPIFA2 gene encoding BPI fold-containing family A member 2, whose translation MFQLWKLVLLCSLLTGTSASLLDHLLKDLNTAVNNLESVLDKGLETVDNRLEPITQELKAELGVLQETKSSQEVDQKVENVENLLSDILATAFQIVERITGLKISDISILDIEPELTSDGNGVTLRIPVTFNISLTLPLFGKIADLSAFFDLQTTVTVETDAETGVSTVVMEECTADLPNFSLTLLDSRLSLVNKIVNTLAKDLKKIVSLIVEKELCPEIQTLVEDLDVNFVNDLIAELQENQQPQDGTEEDAGDSAATDSTQGKA comes from the exons ATGTTTCAGCTTTGGAAACTTGTTCTCTTGTGCAGCCTGCTCACAGGGACCTCAGCGTCCCTTCTTGATCATCTTCTCAAAGACTTGAATACTGCTGTGAACAACCTGGAATCTGTTCTTGATAAAGGACTTGAGACCGTTGACAATAGGCTTGAAC CTATTACCCAGGAGTTGAAGGCCGAATTGGGGGTACTCCAGGAAACCAAGTCTTCACAGGAGGTCGACCAGAAGGTCGAGAATGTTGAGAACTTGTTGAGTGACATCCTTGCTACTGCTTTTCAAATTGTGGAAAGGATTACAGG GTTGAAAATCAGTGACATCAGCATCCTGGATATCGAACCCGAACTGACTTCTGATGGCAATGGCGTTACCCTGAGGATTCCCGTCACCTTTAACATCTCCCTGACCCT GCCTCTTTTTGGCAAGATCGCCGACCTGAGTGCTTTCTTTGACCTCCAGACTACTGTCACAGTTGAAACTGATGCCGAGACCGGGGTCTCCACGGTGGTCATGGAGGAATGCACCGCCGATTTACCCAACTTCTCACTCACCCTGCTAGACAG ccGACTTTCACTGGTCAACAAAATCGTGAACACCCTGGCCAAAGACCTGAAAAAGATCGTGTCCCTCATAGTGGAGAAGGAG TTGTGCCCAGAGATCCAAACCCTCGTCGAAGACCTCGATGTGAATTTTGTTAACGACCTCATCG CTGAACTTCAAGAGAACCAGCAGCCACAAGACGGAACTGAAGAGGATGCTG GGGACAGTGCTGCCACCGATTCAACCCAGGGGAAAGCCTGA